CCTCGTCGGCGACGGTGTCCTCGATCCCGGCGTCCGCGTCGTCGCGCTGCGAGCCTGGGCCCGGCATGTCAGCGCTCCGCGACGGCGCCGGCCAGCCTCGTGGCGGCGGCGGCGAAACTGTCGCCGCGGGCACCGTAGGAGGCGAACATGTCCAGCGACGCGGCGGCCGGGGCCAGCAGCACCGCGCGGGTGTCCGGCGCGTCCTGGGCCAGCGCCCAGGCCTGGCCGACGGCCTGCGCCATCACGGCGTCGGCGTCGCTGAGGTCCGGCCGCCCGGCGGCGAGAGCGCCGTCCGCGGGAGCCGTCACGTCGGGACCGGCGATGCGTTGAAGAGTCACCCCGCCATCGTCTCCTGTGAACACTGTGACTACTGGGACCTGTGGGGCGTGTCGCGCGATCGCGTCGACAATCACCTGCCGATCGCGGCCGATCGCGACCACTCCGGTGAGCCGTCCGGCGCAGGTGCGCACCAGGTCGTCGACCGGCGCCCCCTTGAGCAGACCGCCCGCGATCAGGACCACCCGGTCGTGCCCGACGATCGCGGCCTGCGCCGCGTGCGGGTTGGTGGCCTTGGAGTCGTCGATGAAGTCGACCTCACCGATCCGGGCCACCACCTGCCCGCGATGCGCGGCAGGCGAGAACGTCGCGAGTCCGCGGGCGACGGCCGCCGTGGACACCCCGATGGCCCGGGTCAGCGCCGCCGCGGCGAGCGCGTCGGCCATCCCGGAGGGTCCGGCCGGGCGCACCCGGTCCGCCGGCAGCAGTTCGGCGGGCGCCCGGGTGATCGGCCGCGAGCCGCCGGCATCGTCGAAGGCCGCGTCGACCAGCATCCCGTGCTGGCGACCGAGCTGCCCGGGGCCGGGCGCGGCGAGGGTGAAACCGACCCGCCTGCTCCCCGCCGGTGTGGCGAGTGCCCCGGCCACCGGATCGTCCAGGCCGACCACCGCGACGTCCCCGAGAAGCACCTGCGCCTTGGCGTCGCGGTACGCCTCGAAGGAGCCGTGCCAGTCGAGGTGGTCGTCGGCGATGTTGAGCACCACGCCGGCCCGCGGGCGCACCGACGGCGCCCAGTGCAGCTGGAAGGACGAGAGCTCCACGGCCAGCACCTCGGCCCGCGGCTCAGCAGACAGCGCGTCGAGCACGGTGAGACCGATGTTCCCGCAGGCCAGCGCACTGATTCCGGCGGCCCGCAGGATGGACTCGGTCATCGCCGTGGTGGTGGTCTTCCCGTTGGTGCCGGTGATCACCAGCCAGGTACGGGGCGCACCGGTCAGACCGGCACGGTCCAGCCGCCAGGCCAGCTCCACGTCGCCCCACACTCCGGTCCCGGCGGCCTGGGCCGCGAGCAGGAAGGGGTTCGTCGGGCTGAAGCCGGGCGAGGTGACCACCAGGTCGACGCCGGAGAAGGCCCCGGCCCCGGTCAGAT
The nucleotide sequence above comes from Gordonia sp. PP30. Encoded proteins:
- the murD gene encoding UDP-N-acetylmuramoyl-L-alanine--D-glutamate ligase, whose translation is MGVGLIVGFSTDPLDLSGARILVAGAGTTGAAVVRAVTGLGASAVVVDRRFAGAESDAEHAPERYLTGAGAFSGVDLVVTSPGFSPTNPFLLAAQAAGTGVWGDVELAWRLDRAGLTGAPRTWLVITGTNGKTTTTAMTESILRAAGISALACGNIGLTVLDALSAEPRAEVLAVELSSFQLHWAPSVRPRAGVVLNIADDHLDWHGSFEAYRDAKAQVLLGDVAVVGLDDPVAGALATPAGSRRVGFTLAAPGPGQLGRQHGMLVDAAFDDAGGSRPITRAPAELLPADRVRPAGPSGMADALAAAALTRAIGVSTAAVARGLATFSPAAHRGQVVARIGEVDFIDDSKATNPHAAQAAIVGHDRVVLIAGGLLKGAPVDDLVRTCAGRLTGVVAIGRDRQVIVDAIARHAPQVPVVTVFTGDDGGVTLQRIAGPDVTAPADGALAAGRPDLSDADAVMAQAVGQAWALAQDAPDTRAVLLAPAAASLDMFASYGARGDSFAAAATRLAGAVAER